GGACTCCGAAACCTATCCAtacagagaaagaagaagaaaaaggaagaaaggaaggaaggaaggacgaaaaaagaaggaagaagtgaaaaaatgaagaagaaacaaagaagaaaggaaagagaaagaagaaacggaaagaaagaagaaaaagaagagatagcaaaaagaaagaagaaaaaggaaagaaagaaaagtaaggaaaaaaaaaagggaaggaaagaggaggaaaagaaagaaaaaggagaaaccAGAATACTCCTGTCCCACAGGATTTAAAACGTTGATTCATCAATCTAGAAATCAAACTACGTCACTGAACAGGCTTTCACTGCAAGAAAAATATTCCAGAAGGATCTCCTTACATATCAATACATGATAACCAGTTCCTATTGACCTTTGACAGCCAGAATGATTTCCATCCTTTTATGTATGATCATATTCCATCTAATTCTATACAGACTTGGCTTTACATCCGATGGTGCTGTGTATGATATTCAAGGCTAACAAGCTGTTCAGCAGAACTTTCTCCACATTTTAGCATTAATTGTAAACTTTCTCAGGCACTCTACTTCTCAATAGACGGCCAAAGGTGGTCAGTGCATCATGAAATTTGCGTATCTTAAGAAAACCCCTTATCATGGCAATTTCACTTTCTGTAAAATCAGCCCTCTCCATTACCAATTCAACTACCCTATTAAGCGTATCCTCCATGGCTAAGGATAACAGACCTTCAGCTAGCATTGAAAAAGAGGAAAATGCGGGCAAGAATCCCTTCTCTGTCATTTCCACCAGGAAATCAACAGCTTCTCCAATTGGTCCTCCCCCAAGACACAGACCACGGaaaacaaatttatgtgtgACAGCATCTGGAGGCTCTCCCTTCTCTACCATCTCCCTGAAGAGCCTTATAGCTTCTCTAGTCTTCCTCTGCTTAAAGAGTGATTGTATCACAGGATTATAAGCTTTTGGAGTTGGGACCATCCCCTTCATCTGTATGGTTCTAAGGAGCTTACAAGCGACTTGTGTCCTACCTGCCTTGCACAGGCCACCGATGAGAGTCCCATACGTAACAATATCAGGTTCACAGCCATTTGAAGTCATAGTTTGAACTATATCCGCAGCTTTCTTTATGTTTCCTTGCTTGCAATAATGTGTGAGCAAGGAATTATATGTGAGCTTGTCAGGTTTCAATCCCTCCATTATCATCTGATCCATAAGTTCAGTGGCTTCGTCAACCCTATTACTCTTACACAAGCCATCTATAAGAGTATTATAAGTCACCAAATTCCTTGAGACTCCTTGCATATCCATCTGGTCAAATATCTCTTCTGCTTCTTCAATTCGCATGTTCTTGCACAGCCCATCTATTAGAGTATTATATGTCACAACACTTCGGGCACAGCCATTCAGTTCCATTTCTTTCAGCAAGCCCAGAGCTTTCCCTAGCTCCCCATGGAGACAAAGGTGGTCAATCAATATGTTGTAAGTAAATTCATCAGGCGAGCAACCACTGTTTTTCATCTCCTCAAACATTCGCAAAGCTATCTCATAATCCCCAGCCTTGCAGAGACCACTGATCAAGGAATTGAAAGTATATACATCTGGTAGAATACCTTTGAGAGTGAGGCCACGGGCAAGTTCTATAGCATCATCAAGTCGGTTCTCTGTACACATAGTACTAATAAGAGTATTATAGGTTACCATATTTGGTAAGCAACCCCTCTCGGCCATCTGATTCAGGACACATGTAGCTTCTTCAATCTCTCCTAATTTACACAACCCAGAAATCAGAGTATTGTAAGTCACAACATCAGGATCATAACCTTCCTGAAGCATCACATCTAATATCTCAAGTGCATGCTTGATATGCCCAGCTCGGCACAGCCCACTAACCAGAGTGTTGAAAGTGAACTTATCAGGGCTGAATCCCTTTACAGACTCTTCTTGTATCAACCCAAGAGCTTCTTCTACTTTTCCTTGTTTGCAGTATCCATGTATCAGAACATTAACCGTTACATTGGTCCGAATGCAACCCATCTCCGACATTCTTGCCTTTATTCTTAATGCACCCTCCATATTCCCTTCTTCAATGAAGCCCTGCATCAGGGTAGTGAATGTTATCTCATCAGGCACCAAACCATAGCTTGACATCTCCTCCATCATCGAAATTGCGGGTCTAATTTGATGCGTTTTACACAAAGCCTTAATCAAGATATTGAAAGTAGATACATCTGGTTGGATTCCTCTACTAGTCATTGTAGAATACACCAATTCAATCAATTTAATCTTGCTTTCTTCCACAAGGATATTTAGCACAAAATTGCAAATATATGTATTGGGTTTGACTCCAAATTCTTCCATCAGATTGAGAACCACATTAACAGCCTCATCGAACAGCTGGAATCTAGAATAACTTTCAATGAAGATCTGGAAAATACCTGCATCAATCTTACAGCCGGAGAACCCCATCTCCTGTAAAAGGCCCTTCATCTGATCAAAAGATCCGGCCTCTCCGAGCTGCTGAAGGATCTCCTTGTAAATAGAGGAAGTGAGTGTGAAATTCTCTTTCTTTGACACCCAATTAAGTAGGCGGAGAGAGGACTCCGCATCCTTCTGGCGGCGGAGGACGCCAAGAAGATCATCCGGGGTAAAATCAGGAGGGATTTGGTGGATAGGACTGGCGTCAGAAGCAGTCGATACCGCAAGCTCTTGGCGACCTTGGACGGATGCAAATGGGACAAACTTTGGCAGCTTTCGGTCTAGTGTATGAGGGGGGCAGCTTAACTtctgaagaagaacaaagggatGAGGCATCAGAGCTGACAAAAAAGGCGCCATTGGGGAAATATCTCAAACATGTAGCGCTCGAACAGGGAACAGATATCTGCAAGAAGTGGGTTCTTCAGTTGAAGCGCTCAAACAGCTGGGGATTatctaaaaaataatagaaagggAGATGGAGGTGCAAAGATCCAGCTCCTTaaagagaaaaatcaaaatggtaGTGAGAATATACGAGGCGGATGGCACTTGGAAATCGTGAGCTTGGAAAGTTTAGAAATAGAAATCAGCTGAAGAGGATTTCTTTCCAAGAGAAAGGATTGCAGGACTAGAAGTGGACAAGAATTGGGATAAAACAAGGGAAATTGGAGAAGGAATTGTTTTGGAAACAAAGATGTTTACAGGTGGAGTGAAAATGGATAAGAGGTCCAGTCGCTATCCCAATTTGAGAATTGAGGGAAGGGATGACCATAACGGGAGATATTATACCCCACACTGCATGCACGTGCCGTGCGCCCTCCTGTTCCTTTGGCTGCCGTGttccaaagaaaagcacttgcaTGCGCATAATCACAATCAATCATTTCTCTAGCAGTGCATCCAGATGAGCGCTTGATGAATAGAAACTATAAAAACAAGTGGCTATCAATAGCTATGTGCGACGCCACATGGTGCACAAAGTATATACATCTGTCTTGATGATTGGCCCATAATGTACCTTGATGATTGGTGGTGTTGCATACAgtataggatataatttttgccTGCCTATGTATGGGTCAGATTGGACTCAACCAGACTTGGTACATCGAGCTTGAGTCCAAATGGTCATGGGCCAAGCTTGGGGTTCCACTTTGTGGTGGCCTTATAAGAGAAGGATTGGACCTGGTTTCCCAGTGGGCAGGGGCCATACCTTCAGGATCCAGTCTTCCTGCCAGCTACAAATTTCCAAAtctggaccaactagaaccctTTCTATGATGTAAGAAGAATCCTAATGCAATCCAGATCCTTCGTTGTATCAATATTTTAATAtcagaaaatatatatttgctATCCAATTAGGCTAGTTTGACGAGGAAGAACATTATATTCGAAGGAAACTAACCAAGCTCGAAATGGTTTTTGGGAGGCCCagaaaatcttctttcttttccaagcaattcatcttctttcttttcttcttctctctcttttttttttctttcttaatgaaGATGCCATAGCAAATGCATCAAATCCTGACCTTTAACTTGTGCCTTCTCTTCATGCTGGTGTTAGGTACTGCATCTTGTAACAAGTTTTTCATATTGGAGATGCCAAAGGATCGTCAGCACCAAAAGCCACACCCAACCTGCCTCACAGGACATCCTCATCACCTCACTGGAGACCCACTAATGGAGTTTCTTccaatctactgaaaaatagtgGGGTCCCAGGCATAGCCATGAACTTCTTGCCGAGCAACTTCGAGCCTGCAGCCTTCTAATGGGCTGCTGTGCCTTCCCTCGAAGAGGTGGCATGGCAAGAAGAGAGCCTTGCTGCTGTGCATTCTTCTGACTCAATGCTGGGCCACGTTGGAACTACGATATGCCTAGTCTTGAACACAGTGCTTTGAGATTTTTTATAGGTATCTCTCCTGTCACGCTCGTAAATTGTTAGGGCATTGCGTCACACATCGATCTTAGAGATAGAAAAGAGACCATAAAAATCGTTTATAGATAGAATAACTAAGTGGACAATTATGTATTTCACAAGAAAAATTGGATCATTCTCGACACTTGCAAATAGTTCACAGCTATATATGAGGTAGGCAtcaagatttttctttcttatttttaagCAAACTTGGGCTTAATTAATCATGATTTATGTgttcatctttcttcttctttttttttttttacatatttcaaGAAAGATATCATTTAATTCTTTTTCTATTGTTTCTTTTCTAACTGAGATGTATGGTCCATAGATCTATATGTCTATATGTAGAGACCCACGTTTGAGTTGGGCCGGCCTCTGAGCAAGGGCGGCCCAACTCGTGAAAATGGGGGAGGGAGTCTCCCGATCGTAACgctctccctcccctgttttcgGAAAGTTTTCCCCCTCCTCCTGAATCCACCGGGAAGGAGGATCTTAGGGTGATAAAAACCCTAGCAATCGGGCCGAgacctcctcctctccctaggGCATCAGCCGAGAAGcttccacacaaaaaaaaaagagagagaaagagattggGTTTCTACCTTGCCGCGGGGAGGATCGGAGCTTTCGCCATCGAGCCGGTCggaagtgttagatgtatgccctagaagccaatttggctgacacattgttgattctagggacataattttgtacttgactatttattattgaataaataaaaggcatcctttcattcatattgtttatgtgtctatgaatcgtccaagaaattaataagatgatgatacatattctcaagagttgagaatttgagccatgtatcattggtgattaatttctaaatgctcctgatcaatggatcatcacgaggacggtgatcgatccgattagtgcacagatcactctccttctggatggacgagacttgagtccacagtgtagggacactgaagtgatagtgcaggtgcttgttagagaacaagggtactgagcgtgaccaagacaagaagtcacttggatgtctatccactcgtcagtgacttgcttgatgttgcagtagtgtgactggtcctttgacctgcggtgcttcggctactcacagtgaggttattgtagtttgactgcacacatacatggtctctagccatatgggtccatgcagtgtagattggctgcagtaagttcactgtaggagtagggtatgcacctataaggaatctatcgaccttgatagaagaggagtgatcctatgtgatttgttagactgagttctaagaccttggccagggcagtaatataaagtggaaaaagagttttccattagcgaactcaagtcgaataaatcttgacatatgacagacgatggggtttgacgagttgtccatgacctccgtcctgtagggatccacgatagtaggactgtatcacacgttaactgcacctagaggttcatctttctattctactgggtagccactacatgctgctaggtgtcactggtggatggtgggactcatagggattatcttgatgatcgataaaccctaatgagttgagttggaatcgttccaacccattgaaaggagttttcaatgatattgagatagagatcacaatatatctcactaccagtcagagtagaacctatggggtcacacacactagaagtattgaccgatccgatggttgaaatcgtgattaggaatcacaagtaatcaatttgattgataagaagttgaagaaggaaagggaattaattaattggacttgaaacaagaatcctactttgggtaggattcctagagtcctaattggattaggactgggaatcctagttggagtaggactgggattcctacttggaataggattcctacaatcctaatgagattaggaactttgaattaaaattggattcctacttggagtaggattcctagaaatcctaattggattaggacttcgaattcaaataaagtcctaattggattaggactaaaattaaacaaatcctaattggattaggattccttaagtctaaattaattattaatctaatgaatcaacatgactcctaattggattaggattgaagagttcaattaagtcatgattcattcaagtcctaattggattaggactagcgtagattgaacccaaatttggctaatcctaattagattaggattaaaccatgagagaggcacctaatcctttttggaagaggattgggttaaccaagtaagaggggcatcagcccctcttcacttagttggtgcgacatgaagagagaaggggggccggcgccccctcttggaaagtagtcaagggctcctaacttgtaggagcccttcatccttattaaaggaggactagggccggcgccctagatggacctttctcctcttcatcacgtggccaccccctctccatctctccttggttcagccgccatcagcaaagggaaaagaagaggaggcgtctccctcctcttggtcttcttccttggctccaacgcatggaaaaagaagaaggctgcaggggcttttgatcttcttcccatcttcatccttcttcttcctcctctcaagcacaatcaagggttgattgaaagagaggagatcagccatcaaaagctatctctgcaagggagctagcaccccggtgagatagagagcttggatcggatcctgcttcgtgtggatacccgtagaggccggacgtttgaacggcttcaagcgaaccctcttccaaaaccacgaattcagatttgcggtgatcatctacccgcgcaaggtgaagatttgatcttcctaatagttttaaaagttttaattcttacctaattacgaaaggtctagaaacaacgttcatgcgatgaacgtcgaacccgtgcatgccgattccgctgccatctgatttttgttttgaaatatcagcggcatgggcgggttcccaacagtggtatcagagcctaggcttcgtagattaaggtaagaattaaatatctaaaggcatattagatctgaaaattgaatgatcatgcatgctgaaaaattctgcatgcagatttttcaggggtgctgttttttgcatgctgatttttatgtgataaaaagatgattctaaatgcattgttaatgggattacaaagtttagaatcatgattagcatgatcagcgacctatgtcatgatacaatcagttagttttcagatctgaaaattataattgttgcatacggtgatgatcataggattcaaccccttttggtatcaaatgtaatgacctgcgatgtgatctgcgatgtcatgtaatttttcagatgcttgcatgcatcttatttgatgttttgagaggcctgcgtgcctcctaaaaggagatgtaatttatttttatttttattttacatctggttgtatttctgtgatgtgatgtacatcaacgatcaagttgaagcaaaggcatgagatgaaaggtgatctaagcggttgatggcgatgggatcaagagttgatcaaggatcgaatcaaggtggcttagaaccaattcaagagttgaagaccacttgatcgattgatgtgcatgtgcttgtaatacgacctaattagaatccatgatcatcacctatttaaagtttaactttatttgatgctgcgattataactgcctgtgatgtaccgtttgcatgagatgtgaatgcgagtcgggtagataggtttacatgtgatgtagcaaacccaattgagacctaaatcaaaacctcctcaatcaagtcgagagtgaaccgacatgagcaagtcatattagattaattgatctaattggtgtctaggaaagcatgaaaggtggttacttaattaggaccttactctctgagtaaggggagcctcccacctgcttacctggccaattgttcgattacctcttatgaagggctcaagttgcaaacactaagacctgattaaccaatattaagtcaataggtcttccactgtagtagagctgctaaggcctttctgatgttgatttgtctcggctggacacagtggtcaagttgcatcggggggctggacctctctatagacatgagatgttgtagggtaaaggtggggttgggcaccaataactgttaggtgaggacccaatgacgactttattcctacggttatacggtgggtctgacttaactaagaaatgggaccaataactgttaggtgaggtcttcatggcttagagaccaagttacactgcaacatgcttgagaagcattgtacaagagttgtacactcatccatctatgtgtcaccaataactgttaggtgaggtggcatgtaaattggtgggaccgcagtacccactagaaaccctagtcgtgtaggatttccgtttccctaccaggggagtgtgagggattcgagaaaatagtgggagttacatttgttctaaaagaccttagaacagattaggatcaagtacaaaagtctaactagaatctttactctctgcagatacaatgtcggcttcaaaccctctgacccgtattcttgagaccaaccgactgaccggaaccaattacaaagactggcttagaaatctcaaaatagttttggactgtgagaagataggctacatactcgattcagatatccccacactaccagcacgtcctactgatgttcagcgtgagttgcataaaaagtggttggatgatgacattagagtaaaatgctatatgatggcatccatgtctaatgaactccaatgccagcatgaaaatataaagactgctagggacatactggcacacctgcaagagttgtatggtgagcagagtcgcacagctcgttttgaagtgtccaagaggcttttcaaagcgaagatgcgcgaagggcagtctgtccatgatcacggtctgaccatgatcaaggacctagaggagcttgagaagctcggtatggacatgcacaaggaattgcaagtggatttgatcctacagtcacttcctgattcatttggtcagtttatagtaaactaccacatgaataagattgaatgcactaagactgaactaatcaacatgttggtaactgctgagggagccttgaaaggttcaaggggcaatgtccttactgctgagttgacttctggttccaagagaaagtctacttggaagaaaaagaagcctgctaagaagcagaagaaagacaagaagcaaaagaaggaagttcaaaagaaaaaggctaacgacaaaggaaaatgtttccactgcaatgtcgaaggccactggaagagaaactgtccttcatacctcgagagcctaaagaacaagaaaggtgacataccttcagaaggtatagacttgctcataattgaaactaatctaacggtttcttctacttctagttgggttatagattctggttctagtgctcatttgtgcactaccatgcagggtctaaaggaaagtagaaggctggcggaaggtgcggtaacccttcgggttggcaacggggcaaaagttgctgctgtggctgtgggcacctaccatctgcgactaccgtctggatttagtttaatacttagagactgctattatgtacctgttgctagcagaaatttgatttctgtttcatgtctagcacaggaaggtcatgtttttacatttgacaaagactgctgttctatttatttgagaaataaaatagtcgcacgtggtttcatgattgacagtctctatcatttacatatggatgtatctgtgaatgttaccgagcaagatgtgagtgccaaaggatccaaaagatccagagatgagataaaccaaagatatttgtggcacctcaggcttggccatattggagaggacagaatgaacaaaatggataaagatgggcttttaggctcattgacttccgagtcatatccagtttgcgagtcctgtcttcaagaaaaaatggcaagactgccctttgtaggacatggggagaggaccactgaattacttgccctagtacatacagatgtatgtggcccattcgatgtgctagccaggggacgttattcttacttcattacctttaccgatgattactcacggtatgggtatgtgtatcttatgagacacaagtctgagtcttttgaaaagttcaaagagttcaagaatgaagtagaaaaacaaactggaaaacctcttaaggctcttcgatcagatcgaggaggagaataccttagtagggaattccgggactatctcaaagaaaacggcatagtctcacaatggacacctccgggtacacctcaactcaacggggtgtcagagaggaggaatcggaccctattggatatggtcaggtccatgatgagcttcactgatttacctatgttcctttggggagatgccttactcacagcgatttatttattgaatagagttccctctaaatccgttcctaccacaccgtatgagatatggcatggtaagaaaccaagtctgggtcatctcaagatttggggatgtccggcccacgtcaagagactacaggcggacaag
This portion of the Phoenix dactylifera cultivar Barhee BC4 chromosome 11, palm_55x_up_171113_PBpolish2nd_filt_p, whole genome shotgun sequence genome encodes:
- the LOC120103820 gene encoding pentatricopeptide repeat-containing protein At3g53700, chloroplastic-like; the protein is MAPFLSALMPHPFVLLQKLSCPPHTLDRKLPKFVPFASVQGRQELAVSTASDASPIHQIPPDFTPDDLLGVLRRQKDAESSLRLLNWVSKKENFTLTSSIYKEILQQLGEAGSFDQMKGLLQEMGFSGCKIDAGIFQIFIESYSRFQLFDEAVNVVLNLMEEFGVKPNTYICNFVLNILVEESKIKLIELVYSTMTSRGIQPDVSTFNILIKALCKTHQIRPAISMMEEMSSYGLVPDEITFTTLMQGFIEEGNMEGALRIKARMSEMGCIRTNVTVNVLIHGYCKQGKVEEALGLIQEESVKGFSPDKFTFNTLVSGLCRAGHIKHALEILDVMLQEGYDPDVVTYNTLISGLCKLGEIEEATCVLNQMAERGCLPNMVTYNTLISTMCTENRLDDAIELARGLTLKGILPDVYTFNSLISGLCKAGDYEIALRMFEEMKNSGCSPDEFTYNILIDHLCLHGELGKALGLLKEMELNGCARSVVTYNTLIDGLCKNMRIEEAEEIFDQMDMQGVSRNLVTYNTLIDGLCKSNRVDEATELMDQMIMEGLKPDKLTYNSLLTHYCKQGNIKKAADIVQTMTSNGCEPDIVTYGTLIGGLCKAGRTQVACKLLRTIQMKGMVPTPKAYNPVIQSLFKQRKTREAIRLFREMVEKGEPPDAVTHKFVFRGLCLGGGPIGEAVDFLVEMTEKGFLPAFSSFSMLAEGLLSLAMEDTLNRVVELVMERADFTESEIAMIRGFLKIRKFHDALTTFGRLLRSRVPEKVYN